A genomic segment from Lignipirellula cremea encodes:
- a CDS encoding sialate O-acetylesterase: METIRRWRCAAFPVGLALLCSTFSARAADRPVKVYLLSGQSNMVGIGQVTGGGSRWATEFLDPVLSVYAGKFDPDVDYEKETPLKTLTLESFGGVKPTPYPGGGTQIVRGFVQIKTSGVYEFRPGYGESTHNVMQVAGQEVHRKEPGQDAVTTPIRLTAGGKAPFEIAYLTDQANGLGWIARVDVPGTLATVVQQDGKFPYLVDPQGNWVERDDVWYKGVVTATADKRLSVGCGASSNNIGPELGFGHVVGDFHEEPVLILKASQGNRSLGWDYLPPGSEPFEQDGMIYAGYKDSPARWQKGTRPEPINWYAGKQYDDCFSAAHEVLENFDTEFPQWQGRGYEIAGFVWWQGHKDGGEPYASRYEQNLVRLIRTLRKEFDAPEAPFAIATIGFDGWNMTGPHKTVAEGQLAVSGDQGKYPEFKGNVLTVETRGFWRAPEISPQNQGFHYNQNAETYMLVGEALGDAMLKMVKENPE; this comes from the coding sequence TCTGTTCCACCTTTTCCGCCCGTGCCGCGGACAGGCCGGTCAAAGTCTACCTGCTTTCCGGCCAGTCGAATATGGTCGGGATCGGCCAGGTGACGGGCGGCGGCAGTCGCTGGGCCACGGAGTTTCTCGACCCGGTCCTTTCGGTCTACGCCGGAAAATTTGATCCGGACGTCGACTATGAAAAAGAGACGCCATTGAAGACGCTCACGCTGGAGAGTTTCGGCGGCGTGAAGCCAACGCCGTACCCTGGCGGCGGAACGCAGATCGTCCGCGGTTTCGTACAGATCAAAACGTCGGGCGTCTACGAGTTTCGCCCTGGGTACGGCGAATCGACCCACAACGTCATGCAGGTTGCAGGCCAGGAAGTCCATCGCAAGGAACCGGGCCAGGATGCGGTGACCACTCCGATCCGGCTGACCGCCGGTGGAAAGGCGCCTTTCGAGATCGCGTATCTCACCGATCAGGCGAACGGATTGGGATGGATCGCTCGGGTGGATGTTCCTGGCACGCTGGCGACCGTGGTGCAACAGGACGGCAAGTTCCCGTACCTGGTCGACCCACAGGGGAACTGGGTGGAGCGCGACGATGTCTGGTACAAGGGCGTCGTCACCGCGACGGCAGACAAGCGGCTCAGCGTGGGATGCGGGGCCAGCAGCAACAACATCGGGCCGGAACTGGGCTTCGGGCATGTCGTTGGCGATTTCCACGAAGAGCCGGTGCTGATCCTCAAGGCCTCGCAGGGCAACCGCTCGCTAGGCTGGGATTACCTGCCGCCCGGCAGTGAACCGTTCGAGCAGGACGGCATGATCTACGCCGGCTACAAAGATTCGCCAGCGCGCTGGCAAAAGGGAACCCGGCCGGAGCCAATCAACTGGTATGCCGGCAAGCAGTACGATGACTGTTTTTCTGCAGCCCACGAGGTGCTGGAAAACTTTGACACCGAGTTCCCGCAGTGGCAAGGACGCGGTTACGAGATCGCCGGTTTTGTCTGGTGGCAGGGCCACAAGGATGGCGGCGAGCCTTACGCCAGCCGGTACGAGCAGAACCTGGTGCGTCTGATCAGGACCTTGCGTAAAGAGTTCGACGCGCCGGAGGCTCCGTTCGCCATTGCAACGATCGGCTTCGACGGCTGGAACATGACAGGCCCGCACAAGACGGTCGCCGAAGGCCAGTTGGCCGTCAGCGGCGACCAAGGGAAGTATCCCGAATTCAAGGGAAACGTGCTGACCGTGGAAACGCGAGGATTCTGGCGTGCTCCAGAAATTTCACCCCAAAACCAGGGCTTCCATTACAACCAGAACGCCGAAACCTACATGCTAGTCGGCGAAGCACTGGGCGACGCGATGCTGAAAATGGTCAAGGAAAATCCCGAATGA
- a CDS encoding protein kinase domain-containing protein, producing MFPNRPENSPLEELRAEQSARWQNNEPVLVEQLLAENPDSSLDEEALLELICAELMLREEAGETPSPSEYAARFPQLGQAVTRQVTAHLLLATLSEPSAGADVKGTAPAIASLDRTNPDATIPIGPQTAAINKAQSGDVPTADRAQAFWPQIPGYDILGELGRGGMGVVYLAMHRDLKRKVALKMIRESALADQIALVRFRVEAQAVARLTHPNIVQIYDFGEHNGLLYFSLEYLPEGGLDRHIQQEPPGVRESAALVATLARAIDFAHQQGIIHRDLKPANILLASTVNRNQEDSNASPDQPTKLAELTPRIADFGLAKSLVDDQNLTGAEGMVGTPAYMSPEQAWGGSRTIGPAVDIHALGLILYELLTGVTPFRDASFARVLDKIRFDEIPAASQGRPEIPPELDTICRRCLQKEPGDRYPTAAAMADDLERYLQGQPVEPVPQQKRPRRRSPWIARLSLVLLLFAGTAGYYLFRDRNVKPLATGTSDLTADSTPVLRTQGERFAFLSGVRSYRFPEGTVELDYTEADVDEMSRVLFKRGFARKNIHLLTQWSEADNPQLAPTGPNLRDQLAQILAGCIEEDEVVIVLTGMGSSSQGMYCYLPADAQPGQPGTLISLNDLYDLLGDCPARLKLLLVDTCQTAGSSATWPQVKDPPPGVAAMFACSPQETSWELPSLRHGVFSYHVMRALEGAGDANGDHKLSLEELFQYARSGVADTLAKEAPGAIQTPQLFTKLPGDTKVVSLDSQP from the coding sequence ATGTTTCCGAACCGTCCTGAAAATTCTCCCCTGGAAGAACTCCGAGCCGAACAGTCCGCGCGCTGGCAGAACAACGAACCGGTGCTGGTGGAGCAACTGCTGGCGGAAAATCCCGACTCTTCCCTGGACGAGGAGGCCTTGCTGGAGCTGATCTGCGCGGAGCTGATGCTGCGAGAAGAAGCGGGCGAGACGCCCTCGCCCTCAGAGTACGCCGCGCGGTTTCCGCAACTGGGACAGGCCGTCACCCGCCAGGTTACGGCCCATCTGTTACTGGCGACGCTATCCGAACCATCGGCCGGCGCCGACGTCAAGGGGACCGCTCCGGCGATCGCCTCTCTTGACCGGACCAACCCCGACGCGACCATTCCCATCGGGCCGCAAACGGCCGCCATTAACAAAGCCCAGTCCGGCGACGTCCCGACGGCGGATCGAGCGCAGGCGTTCTGGCCGCAGATTCCCGGTTACGACATCCTGGGCGAACTGGGCCGCGGCGGCATGGGGGTCGTTTATCTGGCCATGCATCGCGATCTCAAGCGGAAGGTCGCTTTGAAAATGATTCGCGAAAGCGCGCTGGCCGATCAGATTGCGCTGGTTCGCTTCCGGGTGGAAGCCCAGGCGGTCGCCCGTCTGACCCATCCCAACATTGTGCAGATTTATGACTTTGGAGAGCACAACGGCCTGCTGTATTTCTCGCTGGAATACCTGCCCGAAGGCGGCCTGGATCGACACATTCAGCAAGAGCCGCCTGGCGTGCGCGAGTCGGCCGCGCTGGTGGCGACGCTGGCCCGCGCGATCGACTTTGCCCATCAACAAGGCATCATCCATCGCGACCTGAAACCCGCAAATATCCTGCTGGCTTCGACCGTCAATCGGAACCAGGAGGATTCGAATGCATCGCCCGACCAGCCGACAAAACTGGCCGAGCTGACGCCCAGGATCGCCGATTTCGGCCTGGCCAAGTCGCTCGTTGACGACCAGAATCTGACCGGGGCCGAGGGGATGGTCGGCACCCCGGCCTACATGTCGCCCGAACAGGCCTGGGGCGGCTCCAGGACGATCGGCCCGGCCGTTGACATCCATGCGCTCGGGTTGATTCTGTACGAACTGCTGACCGGCGTGACGCCGTTCCGTGATGCTTCGTTCGCCCGGGTGCTCGACAAAATCCGTTTCGACGAAATTCCCGCCGCCAGCCAGGGGCGCCCGGAGATTCCCCCGGAGCTGGACACCATCTGCCGCCGATGTCTGCAGAAAGAACCGGGTGACCGCTATCCGACCGCTGCAGCGATGGCCGACGATCTGGAACGCTACCTGCAGGGGCAGCCGGTGGAGCCCGTGCCGCAGCAGAAACGGCCGCGACGCCGGTCGCCCTGGATCGCTCGGCTGTCGCTCGTGTTGCTCCTCTTCGCGGGAACCGCGGGCTATTACCTTTTCCGTGACCGCAACGTGAAGCCATTAGCGACCGGTACATCCGATCTGACTGCGGATTCCACGCCGGTCTTGCGGACCCAGGGAGAGCGTTTCGCTTTTTTGTCGGGCGTGCGTTCGTATCGCTTTCCGGAAGGAACGGTTGAGCTCGACTATACCGAGGCCGACGTCGACGAAATGTCGCGAGTCCTGTTCAAACGCGGCTTCGCCAGGAAGAACATTCACCTCCTCACGCAATGGAGCGAAGCCGACAACCCCCAGCTTGCGCCGACTGGCCCGAATCTCCGCGACCAGCTGGCCCAGATCCTGGCTGGATGCATTGAAGAGGACGAAGTGGTGATTGTCCTCACGGGTATGGGTAGCAGCTCCCAGGGGATGTACTGCTACCTGCCCGCCGATGCGCAGCCGGGGCAGCCCGGCACGCTGATCTCTCTCAACGACCTATACGACCTGCTTGGCGATTGCCCGGCGCGTCTGAAGTTGTTGCTGGTGGATACGTGCCAGACGGCAGGCAGCAGCGCCACATGGCCGCAAGTCAAGGATCCACCGCCGGGCGTGGCCGCGATGTTTGCCTGTTCGCCGCAGGAAACTTCCTGGGAGCTTCCATCGCTGCGGCACGGGGTGTTTTCCTACCATGTGATGCGGGCTCTCGAAGGAGCCGGCGACGCCAACGGCGATCACAAGCTGTCGCTGGAGGAACTGTTCCAGTACGCCCGGTCAGGCGTCGCCGATACCCTGGCAAAAGAAGCCCCCGGCGCCATTCAGACGCCGCAGTTGTTCACAAAGTTGCCGGGCGACACCAAGGTCGTCTCGCTGGACTCGCAGCCTTGA
- a CDS encoding RNA polymerase sigma factor, with protein sequence MIDSQLSDLLRRIGEGDQQAAQELVQQFEPEIRRAVRVRLTDPRLRRVLDSVDVCQSVFANFFVRVAAGEFDLSQPSDLAAMLTVMARNKLLDQVRRLHAQKRDQRRVGAGSAALREVATSATGPDQLAEEKDLLSQVRRRLTPDERRLADLRAAGKDWAEIALELDALPDSLRKKLSRALDRVTKELGLEEL encoded by the coding sequence ATGATCGACAGCCAATTATCCGATCTGCTTCGCCGTATTGGCGAGGGCGATCAGCAGGCCGCGCAAGAACTGGTGCAGCAGTTTGAACCCGAGATTCGCAGGGCGGTCCGTGTGCGTCTGACTGATCCACGATTACGGCGGGTGCTGGATTCAGTCGATGTCTGCCAGTCGGTCTTTGCGAATTTCTTTGTCCGCGTGGCAGCCGGCGAATTTGATCTCTCCCAGCCCAGCGACCTGGCGGCCATGCTGACGGTGATGGCCCGGAATAAACTGCTTGACCAGGTGCGGCGCCTGCATGCTCAGAAGCGAGATCAGCGCCGCGTCGGCGCGGGATCGGCCGCCTTGCGGGAAGTCGCCACAAGCGCCACGGGTCCTGATCAGCTGGCGGAAGAGAAAGACCTGCTGTCCCAGGTGCGCCGGCGATTGACGCCCGACGAACGTCGCCTGGCCGATCTTCGTGCTGCCGGCAAGGACTGGGCCGAGATTGCCCTGGAACTGGACGCCCTGCCAGACTCGCTCCGGAAAAAGCTGTCGAGAGCGCTTGACCGCGTGACCAAAGAACTCGGCCTGGAGGAGCTGTAG
- a CDS encoding anthrax toxin lethal factor-related metalloendopeptidase: MRHLLLPVLLLALIPTTACLAEDEAVFYDPIEKEIEGWTVKVDPQLLKKENEEIATQAFAALANHLQRVKYIVPKDRCDQLQALPIWIELEGKLGNMQYHPDRGWLKANNHDPRLAKHVHIPRAKALYDPRTWAKHPYVVLHELAHAYHDQVLSFDNAEVIAAYDSAKEAKLYEEVLLFTGKKVRHYGLTNHKEYFAEATEAYFGVNDFYPFVRAELKEHDPTMYALLQEIWGPIR, encoded by the coding sequence ATGCGACACCTGCTGCTGCCCGTTCTGCTGCTCGCCCTGATCCCAACCACCGCTTGCCTGGCGGAGGACGAGGCCGTCTTCTATGACCCGATCGAAAAAGAGATCGAAGGCTGGACGGTGAAGGTCGACCCCCAGTTACTCAAGAAAGAGAACGAAGAGATCGCAACCCAGGCGTTCGCCGCCCTGGCCAATCATCTGCAGCGGGTGAAGTACATCGTGCCCAAAGACCGCTGCGACCAGCTGCAGGCGTTGCCGATCTGGATCGAGCTAGAAGGCAAGCTGGGCAACATGCAGTACCACCCCGATCGCGGCTGGCTCAAAGCCAACAACCACGACCCGCGGCTGGCAAAGCACGTTCACATTCCCCGCGCCAAGGCACTCTACGACCCGCGCACCTGGGCCAAGCATCCCTACGTGGTGCTGCACGAACTGGCCCATGCCTACCACGACCAGGTGCTCAGCTTTGACAATGCCGAAGTGATCGCAGCGTACGACAGCGCCAAGGAAGCCAAACTCTACGAAGAGGTGCTGCTCTTCACTGGTAAAAAGGTCCGTCACTACGGGTTGACCAACCACAAGGAATACTTTGCGGAAGCGACCGAAGCCTACTTTGGCGTCAATGACTTCTATCCGTTTGTACGGGCCGAGCTGAAAGAACACGACCCGACCATGTACGCCCTGCTGCAGGAAATCTGGGGACCGATCAGGTAG
- a CDS encoding carbon-nitrogen hydrolase family protein, whose product MSTPYEFSVAGVQMDVQLGQADVNLASMLAALRQTAADGVHLTVFPECALAGYCFTRLDEARPHAQTIPGPATDAMAQVCAEHGVYVAFGMLEDTGDDLFNVCVLIGPAGIVGVYRKVHLPFLGVDRYTTPGDQPFAVHDIGGLKVGMLICYDGSFPEASRCLALDGADLIILPTNWPPGAEMSALHGSNTRAAENTVYFLAVDRIGVERGVSFIGRSRLCDPRGATIADAPHADPQIVRGVIDTRKARTKRLVRTPHEDIVDRIHDRRPEFYGRLLEPTAAAGSRPSAAEASSAD is encoded by the coding sequence ATGTCGACCCCCTATGAATTTTCGGTTGCCGGCGTGCAGATGGATGTCCAACTGGGACAGGCCGACGTCAATCTGGCGTCGATGCTCGCCGCCTTGCGACAGACGGCGGCAGACGGCGTGCATTTGACCGTCTTTCCTGAGTGCGCCCTGGCCGGTTACTGCTTCACCCGTCTGGACGAAGCCCGGCCGCACGCCCAGACGATTCCCGGTCCGGCGACCGACGCCATGGCCCAGGTCTGTGCGGAACATGGCGTGTACGTCGCGTTCGGCATGCTGGAAGATACCGGGGACGACCTGTTCAACGTGTGTGTGCTGATCGGCCCCGCAGGCATTGTCGGCGTTTATCGCAAGGTGCATCTGCCGTTTCTGGGCGTCGATCGCTATACCACGCCTGGCGACCAGCCTTTCGCCGTGCATGACATCGGCGGGCTCAAAGTCGGGATGCTGATCTGCTACGACGGCTCCTTTCCCGAAGCCAGCCGCTGCCTGGCGCTGGACGGAGCCGATCTGATCATTCTGCCCACCAACTGGCCGCCTGGCGCGGAAATGAGCGCCCTCCACGGCAGTAACACGCGGGCGGCCGAGAACACCGTGTACTTCCTGGCGGTCGATCGCATCGGCGTGGAGCGGGGCGTTTCCTTTATCGGACGCAGCCGGCTGTGCGATCCGCGCGGCGCCACGATTGCTGACGCGCCGCATGCCGATCCGCAGATCGTCCGCGGGGTGATCGACACGCGCAAGGCCCGCACCAAACGGCTGGTGCGAACGCCGCACGAGGATATCGTCGATCGCATTCATGATCGCCGGCCCGAGTTTTACGGCCGCCTCCTCGAACCGACCGCTGCGGCAGGTTCCCGTCCGTCTGCCGCCGAGGCGTCGTCTGCCGATTGA
- a CDS encoding DNA adenine methylase, protein MIAKKRLTPPLKWHGGKHYLAKTIIQKMPPHIHYVEAFFGGGSVLLQKDYENVSEVVNDVHSELTNFWKVLQDAEKFAVLQRRLEVTPFSQTEWKEAAEPTDDPIENAVRFFIRCRQSHAGRSTSFAPMSRTRTRRAMNEQASAWMGAVEGLAEVAQRLRRVVIFNDNALKVIRTEDGPHTLFYLDPPYLAETRANPQVYEFEMSLEEHEALLDTIVQCEGKVLLSGYPSELYDTRLKGWEKFDIEIDNKASNAKSKRVMTERLWMNYDPESV, encoded by the coding sequence ATGATTGCGAAAAAGCGACTGACGCCGCCGCTCAAGTGGCATGGCGGCAAGCATTACCTTGCCAAAACGATCATCCAGAAGATGCCGCCACACATCCATTATGTCGAGGCGTTTTTCGGCGGCGGCTCCGTGCTTCTGCAGAAGGACTACGAGAATGTGTCCGAGGTCGTCAACGATGTCCATTCGGAACTGACTAACTTCTGGAAAGTACTGCAGGATGCGGAAAAGTTCGCCGTGTTGCAGCGCCGGCTGGAAGTCACGCCGTTCTCGCAGACCGAATGGAAAGAGGCGGCCGAGCCGACCGACGATCCCATCGAGAACGCCGTTCGCTTCTTTATTCGCTGCCGGCAATCGCATGCCGGCCGCAGCACGTCCTTTGCTCCAATGAGCCGGACCCGGACCCGTCGCGCCATGAACGAACAGGCTTCCGCCTGGATGGGAGCCGTCGAAGGACTGGCCGAAGTCGCCCAGCGCCTGCGGCGGGTCGTGATCTTCAATGACAACGCCCTCAAGGTGATCCGCACCGAGGACGGCCCGCATACCCTGTTCTATCTGGACCCGCCGTACCTGGCCGAAACGCGGGCGAATCCCCAGGTGTACGAATTTGAAATGTCGCTGGAAGAGCACGAAGCGCTGCTCGACACGATTGTCCAATGCGAAGGGAAAGTGCTGCTCTCCGGCTATCCCAGCGAGCTCTACGACACGCGGCTCAAAGGCTGGGAAAAGTTCGATATCGAGATCGACAACAAAGCGTCCAACGCCAAAAGCAAACGCGTCATGACCGAGCGACTGTGGATGAACTACGACCCGGAATCTGTTTGA
- a CDS encoding anthranilate synthase component II yields MILVIDNYDSFTYNLVQRLGEIDPTLSIKVFRNDKITVEQIEAMAPSHLIISPGPCTPNEAGVSVACAEHFMGKLPILGVCLGHQSIGQATGGTIVRALRLMHGKTDQIHHDGKGLFADLPNPFIATRYHSLVIQPDTLNPDFEVSAWADAPDGSREIMGIRHREHPMEGWQFHPESFLTECGPTLLGRFLAQANAVA; encoded by the coding sequence ATGATCCTGGTAATCGACAATTACGATTCGTTCACCTACAACCTGGTGCAGCGGCTGGGCGAGATTGACCCCACGCTATCGATCAAGGTTTTTCGGAACGACAAAATTACGGTCGAGCAGATCGAGGCGATGGCGCCGTCGCATCTGATTATTTCTCCCGGCCCTTGCACCCCCAACGAAGCGGGCGTCTCGGTCGCTTGCGCCGAGCACTTCATGGGGAAGCTGCCGATCCTGGGCGTTTGCCTGGGGCATCAATCCATCGGCCAGGCCACCGGCGGGACGATCGTCAGGGCGCTCCGGCTGATGCACGGCAAAACCGATCAGATCCACCACGACGGCAAAGGACTGTTCGCCGACCTGCCCAACCCGTTTATCGCCACCCGATACCATAGTCTGGTCATTCAGCCCGACACGCTAAACCCCGATTTTGAAGTCTCCGCCTGGGCCGACGCCCCCGACGGATCGCGGGAAATCATGGGCATCCGCCATCGAGAGCATCCAATGGAAGGCTGGCAGTTTCACCCGGAGAGCTTCCTGACCGAGTGCGGCCCCACTCTGCTCGGCCGCTTCCTGGCCCAGGCGAACGCTGTCGCTTGA
- a CDS encoding DJ-1/PfpI family protein, with translation MPSSQVLIIIGDASETLDTMYPYYRLQEAGLQPVVAAPEKRLYQMVMHEVKPGWTITKEWEGYTLQADVAFADIDPADYLGIMFSGGRAPEYIRYDEDLVRITRHFFEADKPIASVCHGVEIPAYAGCVQGRRMATVPKCRFDLEVCGGIFVDEPCVIDRNLVSGRTFHDNGRYVGPWIELLLAAQAES, from the coding sequence ATGCCGTCCTCCCAGGTGCTGATTATTATCGGCGACGCCAGTGAAACGCTCGACACCATGTACCCCTACTATCGCCTGCAGGAAGCGGGGCTGCAGCCGGTCGTGGCGGCGCCGGAGAAACGCCTGTACCAGATGGTCATGCACGAGGTAAAACCGGGCTGGACCATCACCAAAGAATGGGAAGGCTACACCCTGCAGGCGGACGTCGCTTTTGCCGACATCGACCCGGCCGATTACCTGGGCATCATGTTTTCCGGCGGCAGGGCGCCCGAGTACATCCGCTACGATGAGGACCTGGTGCGGATCACGCGGCATTTCTTTGAGGCCGACAAGCCCATCGCTAGCGTTTGCCATGGGGTCGAAATCCCGGCCTACGCCGGCTGCGTGCAGGGCCGGCGGATGGCGACCGTTCCGAAGTGCCGTTTTGATCTGGAAGTGTGCGGCGGGATCTTTGTCGACGAACCGTGTGTCATCGACCGGAATCTGGTGAGCGGACGCACTTTCCACGACAACGGCCGCTATGTGGGCCCGTGGATCGAACTGCTGCTGGCCGCCCAGGCAGAGAGCTGA
- the sufU gene encoding Fe-S cluster assembly sulfur transfer protein SufU, with protein MPFSKEEEIYQEHILEHYEDPFHRGECTDATHADEGKNPLCGDKVRIELRVNPDGVIEEAWFEGKGCIISQASASMLLEEIEGKTVEDAKAFTTNQMLDLFGAKLTPNRQKCCLLSWRILQSAVYSPVGGEGGVEQESYSGPHSGEES; from the coding sequence ATGCCGTTTAGCAAAGAAGAAGAAATCTACCAGGAACACATTCTCGAGCATTACGAGGATCCTTTCCATCGCGGCGAGTGTACCGACGCCACGCATGCCGACGAAGGAAAAAACCCGTTGTGCGGCGACAAGGTCCGCATTGAGTTGCGGGTGAATCCTGACGGGGTCATCGAAGAAGCCTGGTTTGAGGGAAAAGGCTGTATCATCAGCCAGGCTTCTGCTTCCATGCTGCTGGAAGAGATCGAAGGGAAAACGGTCGAAGACGCCAAAGCGTTCACGACCAATCAAATGCTGGATCTGTTTGGCGCCAAACTCACGCCCAATCGCCAGAAGTGCTGCCTGTTATCCTGGCGGATCCTGCAGTCGGCCGTGTATTCGCCGGTGGGCGGAGAAGGCGGCGTCGAACAAGAATCGTATTCAGGCCCCCATTCTGGAGAGGAATCGTAA